A single region of the Streptomyces virginiae genome encodes:
- a CDS encoding DoxX family protein yields the protein MAVLRKLARPLLAVPFVTGGLRTLHRPETVAEGARPVIQEVGKRIPALAGDPLQLVRVAGTIQAAAGLMFATGRAPRLSALTLAATLVPTSLTTHAFWTVEDPQERARQRAHFLTDLSTLGALLIAAVDTHGKPSLVFRSRHAFDHRHPVAAVRRPVEAAAARTVHRAKGVADSLTDSLTGSR from the coding sequence ATGGCCGTTCTACGAAAGCTCGCCCGCCCTCTCCTCGCCGTCCCGTTCGTCACGGGCGGCCTACGCACCCTGCACCGCCCCGAGACCGTCGCGGAAGGGGCCCGACCCGTCATCCAGGAGGTCGGGAAGCGCATCCCGGCCCTCGCCGGAGATCCGCTCCAGCTGGTGCGCGTCGCCGGCACGATCCAGGCCGCGGCGGGACTGATGTTCGCGACCGGGCGCGCACCGCGCCTGAGCGCGCTCACGCTCGCCGCCACGCTCGTGCCGACCTCCCTCACCACGCATGCCTTCTGGACGGTGGAGGACCCACAGGAGCGCGCGCGGCAGCGCGCCCACTTCCTGACCGACCTCTCCACGCTGGGAGCGCTCCTCATCGCAGCCGTGGACACCCACGGCAAGCCCTCACTCGTCTTCCGCTCCCGGCACGCGTTCGACCACCGGCATCCGGTGGCTGCCGTCCGCCGCCCCGTCGAGGCAGCCGCGGCGCGCACGGTCCACCGCGCCAAGGGGGTGGCCGACTCCCTCACCGACTCCCTCACCGGCTCCCGCTGA
- a CDS encoding phosphatase PAP2 family protein, with product MRLVATVAATALAAVPFSLALVLVESRWPPLRRLDQGAAEWLHRTALDHPAWVRVLEFLTHVAWGPLTMRLLVAAVVVWLLWRRALRLAAWAAVTAVAGGLVGLLAKHTVERARPHLPDPVSHAPGFSFPSGHAMTATTSCAVLLLVLLPLVPRAWRLPAWALAVVAVLGVGGTRVALGVHWVSDVVGGWLLGLAVVTATTLAFEAWRGDIGRPRTTPAQGLEPELVTAHPEPPAGAS from the coding sequence ATGCGGCTGGTGGCGACCGTGGCCGCGACCGCGCTGGCGGCCGTGCCCTTCTCCCTCGCGCTGGTCCTCGTGGAGTCGCGGTGGCCGCCGCTGCGCCGGCTCGACCAAGGCGCCGCCGAGTGGCTGCACCGCACCGCACTGGACCACCCCGCCTGGGTCCGGGTGCTCGAATTCCTCACGCACGTCGCCTGGGGGCCGCTGACCATGCGGCTGTTGGTGGCCGCGGTGGTGGTGTGGCTGCTGTGGCGCCGGGCGCTACGGCTGGCCGCCTGGGCGGCCGTGACCGCCGTCGCGGGAGGCCTGGTGGGCCTGCTGGCGAAGCACACGGTCGAGCGCGCCCGGCCGCACCTGCCCGATCCGGTGTCCCACGCGCCCGGTTTCTCCTTCCCCTCCGGGCACGCCATGACGGCCACCACCTCCTGCGCCGTACTGCTGCTGGTCCTGCTCCCCCTGGTGCCGCGTGCGTGGCGCCTACCGGCCTGGGCGCTCGCCGTGGTCGCGGTGCTCGGCGTCGGCGGCACGCGGGTCGCGCTCGGTGTGCACTGGGTGAGCGACGTGGTCGGCGGCTGGCTGCTCGGCCTCGCCGTGGTCACCGCCACCACCTTGGCCTTCGAGGCGTGGCGCGGCGACATCGGCCGCCCCCGCACCACGCCCGCCCAGGGCCTTGAACCGGAGCTGGTGACGGCCCACCCGGAACCGCCTGCCGGAGCGTCCTAG
- a CDS encoding SMI1/KNR4 family protein, which produces MEARSTVWTEAVAALPGTTLFQPPVAEPALLRCATVLGHALPTDLTALLRESDGIEDEYGDGLIWSAEQITAENRNLRGDAEFSTLYMPFDPLLFFADAGNGDLFALLARIDRPDVFVWNHEDDSRTWVAPRLATYLEWRLTGKIEL; this is translated from the coding sequence ATGGAGGCCAGGTCAACCGTGTGGACCGAAGCCGTTGCGGCCCTGCCCGGCACGACCCTCTTCCAACCTCCGGTAGCGGAGCCGGCCCTGCTCCGCTGCGCGACGGTACTCGGCCACGCGCTACCCACGGACCTCACCGCCCTGCTGCGCGAGAGCGACGGCATCGAGGACGAGTACGGTGACGGGCTCATCTGGTCCGCCGAACAGATCACGGCCGAGAACCGGAACCTCCGTGGGGACGCCGAGTTCAGCACCTTGTACATGCCGTTCGACCCGCTGCTCTTCTTCGCGGACGCGGGGAACGGAGACCTGTTCGCGCTCCTGGCCAGGATCGACCGGCCCGATGTCTTCGTCTGGAACCACGAGGACGACAGCCGCACCTGGGTGGCACCGAGGCTGGCCACCTACCTCGAATGGCGGCTGACAGGGAAGATCGAGCTGTAG
- a CDS encoding nuclear transport factor 2 family protein: MPTTTSPSPSPSDLYRHSLRLLLDKDIASWVGLWAEHGVMEFPFAPAGRPRRLEGREAVAAYMRDYPDHIDLHDFPDLLIHETTDPSTIVVEMRGVGRLVATGNPFDMTYIAVVTVQDGRFTSYRDYWNPLAVQEPGAAFTTHPTRSSAR; this comes from the coding sequence GTGCCCACGACCACCTCACCCTCACCTTCACCCTCGGATCTGTACCGCCACAGCCTCCGCCTGCTCCTGGACAAGGACATCGCCTCCTGGGTCGGCCTGTGGGCCGAACACGGCGTCATGGAGTTCCCCTTCGCGCCCGCGGGTCGGCCGCGGCGTCTGGAGGGGCGGGAGGCCGTCGCCGCCTACATGCGCGACTATCCCGACCACATCGACCTGCACGACTTCCCCGACCTGCTGATCCACGAGACCACCGACCCGAGCACCATCGTGGTCGAGATGCGCGGAGTGGGCCGGCTCGTCGCGACCGGGAACCCCTTCGACATGACCTACATCGCCGTCGTGACCGTCCAGGACGGGCGGTTCACCTCGTACCGCGACTACTGGAACCCCCTTGCCGTCCAGGAACCCGGGGCGGCCTTCACCACGCATCCCACCAGGAGCAGCGCCCGATGA
- a CDS encoding GNAT family N-acetyltransferase, protein MQLRDVQLGDVDAYVRMRCDPAMMIDLGGPLPREGMEDKVRRDVRSAESGAQWIKMIVLDEADPAVAAGTVTLWSHSEDGEEISEIGWMVLPEFKGRGVGRRAVRALLERARDDGRWGLVHAFPAVTNDPSNGICRSLGFQLLEERDVTFADRVLRTNHWRVDPRAALS, encoded by the coding sequence ATGCAGCTGCGGGACGTCCAGCTCGGCGATGTGGATGCCTACGTGCGCATGCGGTGCGACCCGGCCATGATGATCGATCTCGGTGGGCCGCTTCCGCGCGAAGGCATGGAGGACAAGGTCCGTCGCGACGTTCGGAGCGCGGAGTCGGGTGCGCAGTGGATCAAGATGATCGTTCTCGACGAGGCGGATCCTGCGGTGGCGGCGGGCACCGTGACGCTCTGGTCCCACTCGGAGGACGGCGAGGAGATATCCGAGATCGGCTGGATGGTGCTGCCGGAGTTCAAGGGGCGTGGCGTGGGCAGGCGGGCGGTACGGGCACTGCTGGAGCGTGCCCGGGACGACGGCCGGTGGGGACTCGTGCACGCGTTTCCGGCGGTGACGAATGACCCTTCGAACGGCATATGCCGTTCACTGGGATTCCAGCTCCTGGAAGAGCGGGACGTGACCTTCGCGGACCGAGTCCTGAGGACGAACCATTGGCGCGTCGATCCCCGTGCGGCGCTGAGCTGA
- a CDS encoding alpha/beta fold hydrolase, translating to MAERVIEVDGIELCTESFGDPADPPVLLIMGLGASMLWWEEGFCRMLAAGGRFVIRYDHRDTGRSVTYGPGRPEYTGADLVADAARVLTAHEIPAAHVVGVSAGGAFAQLLALDHADRVRSLVLISTSPAVPAVPDVPAGDGLPPDLPADLPPPTEEFVRFVSAARVDRSDVDSVIEHEVAYAGVLAGGRRPFDEAAARVLVRRDVERAHDVGAASHHDVLTGGTVPQAPLSSIAVPTLVIHGSADPMFPLRHGEALAERIPGARLLALADAGHGVDRADWETVAAAILDHTV from the coding sequence ATGGCCGAGCGCGTGATCGAGGTGGACGGCATCGAGCTGTGCACCGAGTCCTTCGGCGATCCGGCGGATCCGCCCGTCCTGCTCATCATGGGCCTGGGCGCTTCGATGCTCTGGTGGGAGGAAGGCTTCTGCCGGATGCTCGCCGCGGGCGGGCGGTTCGTGATCCGCTACGACCACCGCGACACGGGCCGGTCGGTCACCTACGGGCCGGGCCGCCCCGAGTACACCGGCGCGGACCTGGTCGCCGACGCCGCCCGCGTGCTCACCGCCCATGAGATCCCGGCCGCGCACGTCGTGGGCGTCTCGGCCGGAGGGGCGTTCGCGCAGCTGCTCGCGCTCGATCACGCCGACCGCGTCCGGTCACTCGTCCTGATCAGCACCTCCCCCGCCGTGCCCGCCGTCCCCGACGTGCCCGCTGGCGACGGGCTGCCCCCGGACCTGCCTGCGGACCTCCCTCCGCCGACCGAGGAGTTCGTGCGGTTCGTCTCGGCCGCCCGGGTCGACCGGTCGGATGTCGATTCGGTGATCGAGCACGAGGTGGCCTACGCGGGCGTGCTCGCGGGAGGGCGGCGCCCGTTCGACGAGGCTGCCGCCCGCGTCCTCGTCCGCCGCGATGTCGAGCGCGCGCACGATGTCGGCGCGGCCTCCCACCACGATGTGCTGACGGGCGGCACGGTCCCGCAGGCCCCCCTGTCCTCGATCGCCGTACCCACGCTGGTGATCCACGGGAGCGCCGATCCGATGTTCCCGCTCCGGCACGGTGAGGCGCTCGCGGAACGGATCCCGGGAGCAAGGCTGTTGGCCCTGGCGGACGCCGGGCACGGTGTCGATCGCGCCGACTGGGAGACCGTCGCCGCCGCGATCCTCGACCACACCGTCTAG
- a CDS encoding TetR/AcrR family transcriptional regulator encodes MPVERKPRKDAVRNRAAVFAAADTLFARCASPEEVTMADIAAAAGVGKATLFRAYGDRNGLIRALYQARLEPITEAVERGPQPLGPTTPAPLRVPALLDALLCFKLDNRHLALALEGSGADSPYRTEHYEYWHTLLRDLLRRVPGPADTDFTAHALLAATRADLVAYLAGDKDVPREELRAQLAGFTAALLDARADRGTAAAAE; translated from the coding sequence ATGCCCGTCGAACGCAAGCCGCGCAAGGACGCGGTCCGCAACCGGGCGGCCGTCTTCGCCGCCGCCGACACCCTCTTCGCCCGGTGCGCGAGTCCCGAAGAAGTGACCATGGCCGACATCGCGGCAGCGGCCGGCGTCGGCAAGGCGACGCTCTTCCGCGCCTACGGTGACCGCAACGGACTGATCCGCGCGCTGTACCAGGCACGGCTCGAACCGATCACGGAAGCGGTCGAGCGGGGCCCCCAGCCGCTGGGCCCGACCACACCGGCACCCCTGCGCGTACCGGCCCTGCTCGACGCCCTCCTGTGCTTCAAGCTCGACAACCGCCACCTCGCCCTGGCGTTGGAGGGAAGCGGCGCCGACAGCCCCTACCGGACCGAGCACTACGAGTACTGGCACACGCTGCTCCGGGACCTGCTGCGGCGCGTCCCCGGTCCGGCCGACACCGACTTCACCGCCCACGCACTGCTCGCGGCCACCCGGGCCGATCTGGTCGCGTACCTTGCGGGCGACAAGGACGTCCCCCGCGAGGAACTCCGGGCGCAGTTGGCGGGCTTCACCGCCGCGCTCCTCGACGCCCGTGCGGACCGAGGGACGGCCGCCGCCGCGGAATGA
- a CDS encoding UDP-N-acetylglucosamine--N-acetylmuramyl-(pentapeptide) pyrophosphoryl-undecaprenol N-acetylglucosamine transferase: MDASSHPRPFRLLVTGGGTGGHTYPALTAVRTLRGRLAAEGATLDVLWIGTADGLEARVAPAEGIAFRTVATGKIRRSANPLKMLSAANVKDMARVPLGVAQARTIVSEFQPDVVLATGGYVAVPAGLAARLCKRPLVLHEQTVRLGLANRKLAGSATRIAVSSESSLPLLPAEVRDRAVVTGNPVRPEILTGHPDKAVHTLNLTGFDRRLPTVYVTGGAQGAQQINNVVREVLPWLLGHANVIHQCGPANVDELRSAAAALDPFLAGRYHLTGFVGPELPDVLALADVVVSRSGAGTLAELTALGKPAVFVPLATSAGNEQAHNARHLADAGAAVALLGEVTGRSLAEAVGPLLTDPAGRTAMAARARAYGRPDAADRLVDVLLSAAAGPSA; this comes from the coding sequence ATGGACGCTTCCTCGCACCCCCGTCCCTTCCGCCTGCTCGTCACGGGCGGGGGGACCGGCGGTCACACCTACCCTGCTCTGACAGCGGTCCGCACGTTGCGTGGCCGCCTCGCGGCCGAAGGCGCCACGCTCGACGTGCTGTGGATCGGAACCGCGGACGGTCTGGAGGCGCGGGTCGCCCCGGCCGAGGGCATCGCGTTCCGGACGGTCGCCACGGGGAAGATCCGCCGATCGGCGAACCCCCTGAAGATGCTCTCGGCGGCGAACGTCAAGGACATGGCGCGGGTGCCGCTCGGAGTGGCCCAGGCCCGAACGATCGTGTCCGAGTTCCAGCCGGACGTGGTCCTGGCGACGGGCGGGTACGTGGCCGTTCCGGCCGGCCTGGCCGCCCGGTTGTGCAAGCGCCCGCTGGTCCTGCACGAGCAGACGGTCCGCCTGGGGCTGGCGAACCGGAAGCTTGCCGGCTCGGCGACCCGGATCGCCGTGTCCTCCGAGTCGTCGCTCCCGCTGCTGCCGGCCGAGGTGCGCGACCGGGCCGTGGTCACCGGGAACCCGGTGCGGCCCGAGATCCTGACCGGGCACCCCGACAAGGCGGTGCACACGCTGAATCTGACGGGGTTCGACCGGCGTCTTCCCACGGTCTACGTCACCGGCGGGGCGCAGGGCGCCCAGCAGATCAACAACGTGGTGCGGGAGGTGCTTCCGTGGCTGCTGGGCCACGCGAACGTGATCCACCAGTGCGGCCCCGCCAACGTCGACGAGCTGCGGTCCGCCGCCGCGGCTCTCGATCCGTTCCTCGCGGGCCGGTACCACCTGACGGGCTTCGTCGGGCCGGAGCTGCCGGACGTACTGGCGCTCGCCGACGTGGTGGTGTCCCGGTCCGGAGCGGGGACGCTGGCCGAGCTGACCGCGCTGGGCAAGCCCGCGGTGTTCGTGCCGCTGGCCACCTCGGCCGGGAACGAGCAGGCGCACAACGCGCGGCACCTGGCGGATGCGGGCGCCGCGGTGGCCCTGCTCGGTGAGGTCACCGGCCGGTCCCTCGCGGAGGCGGTCGGTCCGCTGCTGACCGACCCCGCCGGGCGGACCGCGATGGCCGCGCGGGCCCGTGCCTACGGGCGGCCGGACGCCGCGGACCGGCTCGTGGACGTACTGCTGTCCGCGGCGGCGGGGCCTTCCGCCTGA
- a CDS encoding YihY/virulence factor BrkB family protein, whose protein sequence is MGTATRVPQRSEVKAAEAELRIQGEELSAEEAWAALRRHGGWNLVRDSFVRFRYADGFSHSRALALQTVLAILPLAIALIGLSGVLHTEDIGRIAELTIRRLVSGPSQDVVDDALRESHRQAGDGGEVALWLGLLFSIANVTTGMCQVERGANRIYGVERDRPFLRKYTRGLVMALSAGLPLGLAFSVTVLGSDLSLAMTEVYHLGPTTHRAWDVLRWPVGILLAVVATSAIFRRSPRRTQPGYTWLAFGAAVHLVLWLGATWALSLYVGADSSFTTVYGPLSAFMALILWSYLTSLALFLGLSFAAQLEAVRAGVVEPVTADPGI, encoded by the coding sequence ATGGGCACCGCCACACGCGTACCGCAGCGCAGCGAAGTGAAGGCCGCCGAGGCCGAGTTGCGGATCCAGGGCGAGGAGCTCTCCGCCGAGGAGGCGTGGGCCGCGCTGCGCCGCCACGGCGGGTGGAACCTCGTACGGGACTCCTTCGTACGGTTCCGGTACGCCGACGGGTTCAGCCACTCCCGGGCCCTCGCCCTCCAGACGGTCCTCGCGATACTGCCGCTCGCCATCGCGCTCATCGGCCTGTCCGGCGTACTGCACACCGAGGACATCGGCCGGATCGCGGAGCTGACGATCCGTCGGCTCGTCAGCGGTCCCAGCCAGGACGTCGTGGACGACGCCCTGCGGGAGAGCCACCGCCAGGCCGGGGACGGCGGCGAGGTGGCCCTCTGGCTGGGGCTGTTGTTCTCGATCGCCAACGTCACCACCGGCATGTGCCAGGTCGAGCGGGGCGCGAACCGGATCTACGGCGTGGAGCGCGACCGTCCCTTCCTGCGCAAGTACACCCGTGGGCTGGTGATGGCGCTGTCGGCGGGGCTGCCCCTCGGGCTCGCCTTCTCGGTCACCGTGCTCGGCTCCGACCTGAGCCTGGCGATGACGGAGGTGTACCACCTGGGACCGACCACGCACCGGGCGTGGGACGTACTGCGCTGGCCGGTGGGCATCCTGCTGGCCGTGGTGGCCACCAGTGCCATCTTCCGCCGCTCCCCGCGCCGCACCCAGCCGGGCTACACCTGGCTCGCGTTCGGGGCCGCCGTGCACCTGGTGCTGTGGCTCGGCGCGACGTGGGCGCTGAGCCTGTACGTCGGGGCCGACAGCTCCTTCACCACCGTGTACGGGCCGCTCAGCGCGTTCATGGCACTGATCCTGTGGTCCTACCTCACCTCACTCGCCCTTTTCCTGGGCCTGTCCTTCGCCGCCCAGCTGGAAGCCGTACGGGCGGGCGTGGTCGAGCCGGTCACGGCGGACCCGGGGATCTGA
- a CDS encoding NAD(P)H-binding protein, whose translation MTATARTARTTSTTLVIGATGTTGSRTTAHLVAAGRRVKAGSRRAAPVPGAEPVRFDWYDPTCFADAVAGADSVYLVPPVGDPDPAAVMLPFLDRARAAGVRRAVLLSSSAIPEGGPAVGQVHQALPGLFDAWAVLRPSWFMQNFTGAHAHADSIRADGVIRTAAGTGRVGFVDAEDIAAVAARALTDDRAPDADLVLTGPQALSHDDIAALLTEVTGRQVVHHHLTYEAMRDRLAAAVPPAFAAMLAGMDRSIAEGAEDRTTNTVHRLTGRPPHDFRTVAVRELAARHAPTV comes from the coding sequence ATGACCGCCACCGCCCGTACCGCCCGCACCACCTCCACCACCCTGGTCATCGGCGCCACCGGCACCACCGGCAGCCGCACCACGGCCCACCTCGTCGCCGCCGGCCGGCGCGTCAAGGCCGGCAGCCGCCGGGCCGCACCGGTCCCGGGCGCCGAGCCGGTCCGCTTCGACTGGTACGACCCCACCTGCTTCGCCGACGCCGTGGCCGGGGCCGACAGCGTCTACCTCGTGCCACCCGTCGGCGATCCCGACCCGGCGGCGGTCATGCTGCCCTTCCTCGACCGGGCCCGCGCCGCCGGAGTGCGCCGCGCCGTACTGCTGAGCTCCTCGGCGATCCCCGAGGGCGGCCCGGCTGTCGGACAGGTCCACCAAGCTCTGCCCGGCCTGTTCGACGCATGGGCGGTACTGCGTCCCTCCTGGTTCATGCAGAACTTCACCGGCGCCCACGCCCACGCCGACAGCATCCGCGCCGACGGCGTCATCCGGACCGCGGCCGGGACCGGCCGCGTGGGATTCGTCGACGCGGAGGACATCGCCGCCGTCGCGGCCCGCGCCCTCACCGACGACCGTGCGCCCGACGCCGACCTCGTCCTCACCGGACCGCAGGCACTGAGCCACGACGACATCGCCGCACTCCTCACCGAGGTCACCGGGCGTCAGGTGGTCCACCACCACCTGACCTACGAGGCCATGCGCGACCGCCTGGCCGCGGCCGTCCCGCCAGCGTTCGCCGCGATGCTGGCCGGGATGGACCGGTCCATCGCCGAAGGAGCCGAGGACCGCACCACGAACACCGTCCACCGCCTCACCGGCCGCCCGCCCCACGACTTCCGGACGGTCGCCGTACGGGAACTCGCCGCCCGGCACGCCCCCACGGTCTAG
- a CDS encoding diacylglycerol kinase family protein, producing MSNAHSAGVRSGLLLLLLPLQAASVAGLGLLVTGPLAGRWPLSVEDGVNRALADRRETLVTAVSAGMSRLAATESIVTLTLVAVLALLLVPGVPRVRRWRNAAFLAGSVAAQSAVFLLVTVVVGRARPDVPHLDAAPPTSSFPSGHVGAATALFGGLAVLAAWRLSGARRALVVGLLLLVPTAVAVSRVYRGMHHPSDVVVGLLNGGCTLLVMAYALFWSTPGTRASTGLPAPRTRPDDTGAAHTATRIPTAAPAAPAGPGRTVVVRHPHGCDDGTAARVRALLRGHGCTDQVWTSTTAEEPAGALAARVAEADTALVVVCGGDGTVRACADVLSGGGIPLAIVPCGTGNLLARNLRLPADPDTALREALAGTTVGIDLGRIHGDGLAPTRFTVMAGAGFDAAMVRDASARLKRRLGWAAYVLSALRHLGDPRMRLSVRLDGGAPLERRARMVVVGNVGSLQGGLPLLPDARPDSGRLEVVLLDPRGVAGWLAAARHLLTRPATRASGPRLTGGQERRAARGALEYFSAERIDLRFARPQPRELDGDAFAAGTRLTAEVEPGALRVCLPVRGPAEQVAAAGPVRAADGAEEPGGARVTARPPARTGRPDGVR from the coding sequence ATGAGCAACGCACACTCCGCAGGCGTGAGATCCGGCCTCCTCCTCCTGCTGCTGCCCTTGCAGGCAGCCTCGGTCGCCGGTCTGGGATTGTTGGTGACCGGGCCGCTGGCCGGCCGGTGGCCGCTCTCGGTGGAGGACGGTGTGAACCGGGCCTTGGCGGACCGGCGCGAGACTCTCGTCACGGCGGTCTCGGCGGGGATGTCGCGGCTGGCCGCCACCGAGAGCATCGTCACGCTGACGCTGGTCGCCGTGCTGGCCCTGCTGCTCGTGCCCGGGGTGCCCCGCGTCCGCCGGTGGCGGAACGCCGCGTTCCTCGCCGGGTCCGTGGCCGCCCAGTCCGCGGTTTTCCTGCTCGTCACCGTGGTGGTGGGGCGTGCCCGGCCCGATGTGCCGCACCTGGACGCGGCGCCGCCGACCTCCAGCTTCCCCTCCGGGCACGTCGGGGCCGCCACGGCGCTCTTCGGCGGACTGGCCGTGCTCGCGGCCTGGCGGTTGAGCGGTGCCCGGCGGGCCCTGGTGGTGGGCCTGCTCCTGCTGGTCCCCACGGCGGTGGCGGTCTCCCGGGTGTACCGGGGTATGCACCACCCCTCGGACGTCGTGGTGGGGCTGCTGAACGGCGGGTGCACCCTGCTGGTGATGGCGTACGCGCTGTTCTGGTCCACGCCCGGTACGAGGGCCTCGACGGGCCTCCCCGCGCCCCGGACCCGCCCGGACGACACCGGGGCCGCCCACACCGCCACCCGGATACCCACCGCCGCTCCCGCCGCTCCCGCCGGCCCGGGCCGGACCGTGGTGGTCCGCCACCCGCACGGCTGCGATGACGGCACGGCCGCCCGGGTGCGGGCCCTCCTACGCGGCCACGGCTGCACGGACCAGGTGTGGACCTCGACCACCGCCGAGGAGCCGGCGGGCGCACTCGCCGCCCGCGTGGCCGAGGCGGACACCGCCCTGGTGGTGGTCTGCGGAGGCGACGGCACGGTACGGGCCTGCGCCGACGTGCTGTCCGGCGGCGGGATCCCGCTGGCGATCGTCCCCTGCGGGACCGGGAACCTCCTGGCCCGCAACCTGCGGCTGCCCGCCGATCCCGACACGGCCCTGCGGGAGGCCCTGGCCGGGACGACCGTCGGGATCGACCTGGGCCGGATCCACGGTGACGGACTCGCGCCGACCCGGTTCACGGTCATGGCCGGGGCCGGGTTCGACGCCGCCATGGTCCGGGACGCCTCCGCCCGGCTCAAGCGGCGCCTGGGCTGGGCCGCGTACGTACTCTCCGCCCTGCGCCACCTCGGAGATCCCCGGATGCGGCTGTCGGTCCGGCTCGACGGGGGCGCCCCGTTGGAGCGGCGGGCCCGCATGGTCGTCGTCGGCAACGTCGGCTCCCTGCAGGGCGGGCTGCCCCTCCTGCCGGACGCCCGCCCCGACAGCGGTCGGCTGGAGGTGGTGCTCCTCGATCCGCGGGGTGTCGCGGGCTGGCTCGCGGCGGCCCGGCACCTCCTGACCCGGCCTGCGACGCGGGCGTCCGGGCCGCGCCTGACCGGCGGCCAGGAGCGGCGGGCGGCGCGCGGGGCGTTGGAGTACTTCAGCGCCGAGCGGATCGACCTGCGCTTCGCCCGACCTCAGCCGCGCGAGCTCGACGGCGACGCCTTCGCCGCCGGGACCCGCCTGACCGCCGAGGTCGAGCCGGGCGCGTTGCGCGTCTGCCTGCCCGTACGCGGGCCGGCCGAGCAGGTCGCCGCAGCCGGGCCGGTCCGGGCGGCCGACGGGGCCGAGGAGCCCGGCGGGGCGCGCGTCACGGCCCGCCCACCCGCGCGGACCGGCCGACCGGACGGGGTGCGCTGA